CCCATGGTACCACCCAGatccagtgctgctgcaggatgagTGCTCCTCATGGTCCCCTCTGGACCTGGTTCTCCCAGGTGGTGGTTCCCCCACATGGTAGCACCTGCTGGGAGCACCGTGGTGGGGGCTGAGTCCTGCCCTGCTTTGGGCCGTGGGTGCCACCCACCGGTCTGGGTGGCACTAACAGGATCCCGTCCTACCAGCGTCTGGGTGCTCCTGGTGGTACCAACCAGATCCCAACCTGCTTTGGGCTTGATGCCTTGCGTGGTCCCCACCGAAACCCAACGTGATGGACTCATGGTGGTCTGTTTGGCCCCCACCACAACCCGCTCAGCTTTGGGCTGGGTGATCTTCACGGTGCTGAGGGGATCCTGTTCTGCTTTGGGGTGGGTGATATGGATGGTAGCGACTTGATCACGTCCTGTCTTGGACCTGTTGGTGCCAGATAGATTCCATCCTGCTTTGGGTTTGGTGATGTTAACTGGGTCCTGTCCTGTCTTGGATCTGTTGGTGCCAGATAGATTCCATCCTGCTTTGGGTTTGGTGATGCCAACTGGGTCTTGTCCTGCCTTGGACCTGTTGGTGCCGGCTAGATTCTGTCCTGCTTTGGGCTTGGTGATGCCAACTGGATCCCGTCCTGCCTTAGACCTGTTGGTGCCAGATAGATTTTGTCCTGCTTTGGCCTTGTTGATGGCAACTGGATCCCGTCCTGCCTTGGATCTGTTGGTGCCAGCTGGATCCCATCCTGCTTTGGCCTTGTTGATGGCAACTGGATCCCGTCCTGTCTTGGATCTGTTGGTGCCAGCTGGATCCCATCCTGCTTTGGGCTTGGTGATGCCAACTGGATCCCGTCCTGTCTTGGACCTGTTGGTACCAGCTAGATTCTGTCCTGCTTTGGGCTTGGTGATACCAACTGGATCGTGTCCTGCCTTGGACCTGTTGGTACCAGCTAGATTCTGTCCTGCTTTGGGTTTGGTGATGCCAACTGGATCCCGTCCTGCCTTGGACCTGTTGGTGCCAGCTGGATCCCATCCTGCTTTGGACCTGGTGGGGCCACTAGGCTCCCGTCCCACCTTAGACCGGGTGGTACCAGCCGCACCAGGTCCTGCCTTGGGCTTTGTGCTTTGGATGACGCCAGCTGgatcctgctctgctttgagTCGGGTGATCCTGATGATACGAATGGGATCCCGTCCCGCTTTGCCTGGGGTGGTGCTGACTCGATCCTGTCCGGGGGGGCGCTTTGTGGTGCTGGGGATGGTGCTGGATGGCTCCTGTCCCAAGGGGCGCTGGGTAGTGCTGGGGATGGTGCCAACTCGATCCAGTCCTGGGGGCCACCGGGAGGTCCCTGTGGGTGATGGCAGGTCCTCTGGCCCTGCAAGAGTAAAGAGGGAGCTCaggccctgtcccagccccatcctgTGCATGGGGGCCCCCTGTCCCCTCAGTGCCCCCAGGGCAATGATCCCTGCTTGGGGACCCTGCCCACCCCCGGAGGCACCCAGGGTCAGAGGCTGGGGCATCCCTTGGGGACAGGAACTTGAGGAAACGGGGAGGGACCCCAGCAGGTGCACGAGGGGGGTGCACGGGGAGGGCTCCGTGCCCCCCAGacctgctccagcccccagccacgACACGGAGCAGGGATCAGGGTGGCTGCCCCATCCTGGGGCCATCCCACCTGCACAGATGACAGCAGCGTCCTCATGGTGGTTGCAGTTGTGCCTGCCCCAGGGCTCAGCCGGGCAGCGCCGCAGCGTGGGCTCCGTCCCCTGGCAGTTCACCTCGTCCAGCCAGACGGGGCCGGTGCCAGGGCCAAAGTGGGCGCTGCGGGGGGCTTCACGCGCCACCCCGCAGCCCAGCTCCCGGCAGACCACGGCCGCGtccggcagcccccagctgtcATCGCAGACGGTGCCCCAGCGCCCAGCGTGCAGCACCTCCACGCGTCCCGCACAGCGCCCAGGGCCCCCGGCCAGACGTAGCTGGGCTGGAGCTGAAAAACAGCTGGCGTCACACCACTGCTGGTCACCGGTGTCTAGGGACGGGGCCGCCGTCCTCGTTCCTTCATCACTGCATCCCCACTCCTTCCCCAtgctccttcccttctccagcaccAGTTCCTGCCCCTCTCCATCCGTGTCCACACCAAGTGATCCCATCTCCATCCCTGCTCCATCCCCCTCAATCTCAACTTAACCCCCTCTCCATCTGTCTatcccagctccatcccagctccttccaTGCCCCATTCCTGTTTCTTCCCTGCTCCATTCCCCCTCCATCCCTGGCTCCTTCCCTGCTCTATCCCAGCCCCTTCCACCCTCCTTCCTTTCCAATCTCCATCCTGGCCCCATCCCCACTTAATCCcaacctccttctcctcctACCCCTGTGCCCCATCCCGGCCACAGTCTGGCTGCTCGGGGCAGGCTGAGGAGAGCTGGAGATGTGGGGCTGGGTGGTCTCGTGTGGCACGGCAGAGGGGGGCACACGAGCTGGGCTGGTTGGCAGCCGATGGGGACTGGGCTCCATGGGGTCCACGGCCGTCAGCTCATCTGGGGGATGCAGGAAAGCAGTGTGGGTCGTGCAGTGCATGTGCACCGTGCATATGGGTCACCAAATTCACCATTTAGCCCACGCGCTGCACCAGGGCCACGTGGGTGCCCACTGCACAGCCCCGGTGcgtctctgcagcactgcacgCACTGCATGCGGGCCAGAAGCACACTGAGGCGTGTGCACGCAGCACGGGCACTatccccagcagcctgggcaCTGCGCGTGCCCGGCACACCCGGAGCAGGTACCTGCACAGACGACAGCCGCATCCTCCCGGTGCTGGCAGTCCGTGATGCCCCACGGGGCGGCCGGGCACTGCAGCAAGGCTGACTCGTTGCCCTGGCACCGCACGTTGTCCAGCCAGATCGGGCCAGTGCCCTCGCCAAAAAACGCCCCACGGGGCGCAGCCAGAGCAGCGccgcagcccagctcctggcagacCACGGCCGCGTCCTCAAGCCCCCAGCCGTCGTCGCAGACGGAGCCCCAGCGGCCGGCGTGCAGCACTTCCACGCGCCCCGCGCAGTGGCCCTCGGCCCCCACCAGCCGCAGCGTGGGGGTCCCTGGGGAAGAGGCCAGAGTGGGCAACAGCGCAGGGAGAACCACGCAAGTGCCGCGCACCAGCAGGGTGCACAGGGAcgggcagggctgcgggcagcagctcctgggtgtGGGTACAACGCACACCAACGCTGTACCTGTGCATGCCACGCCGGTGTCCTCCGTGTGCCCCGTACAGCGTCTGGGACCCCCAGCCGGCCGCAGCGCCGTGTCACCTGCGAGGCAGTCAGTGTCACCGTGGGGCACGCAGCATGTCCCCCCTGCCATGTGGCTGGGGACACAGGTGTCCCTGGGGATATCACTCACCTGGTGCTGGGGTGCTGGCGGTGGTGGTGGAGGGTGCAGGGGGCTCCATGGTGcccagggagaggaaggggtgAGCTGTGGGGAAAGGCAGTGAGGCAGGGGTCCCGTTTAGCTGGGAAAGAGCCTGGCAGAAAAAGACCTGGGGACATTGGTCAACAgccagggaagtggctgagtgACCATCCCTGCAGGTACCCAAAAGACACAAAGGTGTGCCTGGGGACCTGGTTTGGCGttagacttggcagtgctaggctATCGGTTGGACTTGATGccctcagaggtcttttccaacctttgtGCTTTTAccatttctgcctttcctccGCCGGTGATGGGGTCGCAACCCACCTGAGCACACGGCGCTGGCGTCCTCCTCGTGGGTGCAGACGTGGCTGCGCCAGCCCCGGTGTCGGCACTGGGCCAGGCGCCCCTCGCTGCCGCGGCACCGCAGCCCATTCAGCCAGATGGGGCCAGAGCCCTCCCCGAACCAGGCGCCCGTTGGGGCGGCCAGCGCGGtgccacagcccagctcccGGCAGACCACGGCCGCGTCTGGCAGCCCCCAGTCGTCATCGCAGACGGTGCCCCAGCGCCCGGTGTGCAGCACCTCCACGCGCCCCGCGCACTGCCCGGGACCCCCGGCCAGGCGCACCGGGAACGGgcctggggaggggagcagaCATCAGGCACTGGGGCTGCTGTCACCCACCGGGAACCCCCAGGGACCTGCTGGGACCCCTGCATGCACTGGGACATGCTGGGAGGCTCTGGGACCTGCTGGAACCCACTGAAATGTACTGGGACGTCTTGGGGACCCTATGTGCTCCGGGATGTGCTGGGACTCCCTGGGACCTACTGGGACCCACTGTGTTCTCCAGGACTTGCTGAGATCTGCTGGGACGTGCTGGGACCCTTGCATGCTCTGGGACCCGCTGGGAGACTCTGGGACCTACTGGGACCCACTGTGTTCTCCAGGACTTGCTGGGACCTACTGGGACCCCAGTATGCTCTGGGATCTACTGGGATGTGCTGGGACCCTTTTGTGCTCTGAGATCTGCTGGGACCCTCTGGGACCTGTGGGGATCCTTTCCACACACCAGGACCGACTGGGACCCACTGGGACCTACTGGGAACTGGTATGACCCAGTGGGACCCCTGCATGCTCTGGGACCTGCTGGGACTGTCCGCACACACCAGAACCCACTGGGAGTCACTGGGACATGCTGGGAGCCCTGCACAACTGGGGAACCGCTGCAGGCTCCCACAGGCTGGCAGCCACTGGGATGCACTGGGGCAGggaccctccccagcccagtCCTGTCCCAGTACCTGCACCGTGGGGGGCCAGCAGCCCCACTGGAGCCGAGAGAggagggtgagggggggggCACACCTGGCTGAGCCCCTCCTGGCCCTCCCATGGGGCCACGAGCAGCTCGGAGCCCGCAGGGGGCATCCCAGTGTCCAGCACCATTCCAGAGTCCCATTCCCAGTGCCCCATGCCCCGAAGCCAGCAACCAGTGTCCCACTCCCACTGCCCCACTCCCACTGCCCCATTCCCACTCTCCCATTCTCACTGCCCCATTCCCAGTGCCCAGTTCCCACTGTCCCACTCCCAGTGCCATTCCCAGTGGTCTTCCCATTGCCATTCCCAGTGCCCCATGCCTCCAGACCAGCAACCAGCACCCCATTCCCAGTGCCCCATTCCCAGTGCCCCAACTGCCATTCCCAGTGCCCCATGACCAGTGCCCCATGACCATGCCCTTTCCCAGTGCCCAGTGCCTTCCCAGTGTCCTTCCCAGTGCCCAGCAACCACAAACCAGTGCCCAGTACCCTTCCCAGTGCCCCATGCCCAGTGCCCCATGTGACCAGTTCCCAGTTCCCTTCCTAGCATCCCATGCTCACCACAGCCCAGAACATCCAGTGCCCTGCACGGCGCCCCACGGCCTTCCCAGTACCCACCACCCagtgcccagcacagcctccagTACCCACTGCAATTCCCAGTGCCCTTCCCAGTGCCCCACTCCTCCCCCACTGCAGGGCTCTAACTGGGAGCAGTGCCTACTGCATTGCCTGGCGTCCCCTGCGGtactgctgcagccccccatgCAGTGCCCAGTGCCCCTTGCAGTGCCCCATGCAGTGCCCAGTCCCCTGCTGTGCCCTGAGCCACCCAGGCCCTTTGCAGTGCCCCTGCAGTGCCCGGCCCCCATGCAGTGCCCGGGGCAGTGCCCTTCCCTTTCCAGTGCCCATTGCAGTGCCCACACCATGCTCAGTTCCCATGCGGTGCCTGTGCAGTGTCCAGCGCAGTGTCCAGCTCCCTGCAGTGCCCCCGTGGTGCTCAGTGGGGTGCCCAGAACAATgttccccccagccccacagtgCCCGGGTGCTCTCTGTGCAGTGCCCACGCAGTGCCCGGCACCGTGCTCAGTCCCCCAGTGCCCGTGCAGTGCCCGTGCAGTGCTCAGCCCCTCGTTGTCCTCACCCCTCAGCCACACCGTGGCTGTGCCCAGGCTGTGCAGTGTGCAGTGCACTGCTCAGCTGCCCCACGCCATGCCCACTGCTGCACCCACGCAGTGCTCACCCCCTGCGGTGTCTGAGCCCAGCCACGCCATGCCCACTGCAGTGCCCGTGCAGTGCCCGAACCCTCGGTGTCGGTGCAGTGCCCAGTGCTGGGTTCATGTCATGTGCACCACGGTGTCCGTGCAGTGCCCGAACCCTCGGTGTCACTGCAGTGCCCAGCGCTGGATCCACGTCATGGGCACTGCAGTGCCCAGCACAACGTCCATGCAGTGCCTGTGCAGTGCCCGTGCAGTGCCCGTGCTTagcccccctcccagcccccatACCCATGCCATAGCCCCACAGTGCCCGTGCAGTGCCCGTGCAGTGCCCGTGCAGTGCAGCGCAGCGCGGTGCCAGGCgctcacccagcagcagcagggtcgGGGCCATGGCGGGTGCCGGAGCGGGGAGGGcgggatggaggaggaggaggaggaggaggaggaggaggaggacggggaCGGGGCCGCGCGGCTGGGCCAAGGATGACTCAGTCCATCCGTCCGTGCGGCTGTGTGTCCGTCCAAGGCCGCACCCGGCCCCCCTTGGCTGGGAtgagaggggccggggggggtgACACAATATTTGGACCCCCCTAGGAGGGAACGCCCGGGTGCTGCTCCCCCTCTCAGGCCAAGGaatggggagggggggtcccgggggttGTGGGGTTAATGCTGGGGGGGGGCCCAGCACGTGCAGACGCCCATGCACCCACGTGGCGctggggtgcggggggggggggNNNNNNNNNNNNNNNNNNNNNNNNNNNNNNNNNNNNNNNNNNNNNNNNNNNNNNNNNNNNNNNNNNNNNNNNNNNNNNNNNNNNNNNNNNNNNNNNNNNNNNNNNNNNNNNNNNNNNNNNNNNNNNNNNNNNNNNNNNNNNNNNNNNNNNNNNNNNNNNNNNNNNNNNNNNNNNNNNNNNNNNNNNNNNNNNNNNNNNNNNNNNNNNNNNNNNNNNNNNNNNNNNNNNNNNNNNNNNNNNNNNNNNNNNNNNNNNNNNNNNNNNNNNNNNNNNNNNNNNNNNNNNNNNNNNNNNNNNNNNNNNNNNNNNNNNNNNNNNNNNNNNNNNNNNNNNNNNNNNNNNNNNNNNNNNNNNNNNNNNNNNNNNNNNNNNNNNNNNNNNNNNNNNNNNNNNNNNNNNNNNNNNNNNNNNNNNNNNNNNNNNNNNNNNNNNNNNNNNNNNNNNNNNNNNNNNNNNNNNNNNNNNNNNNNNNNNNNNNNNNNNNNNNNNNNNNNNNNNNNNNNNNNNNNNNNNNNNNNNNNNNNNNNNNNNNNNNNNNNNNNNNNNNNNNNNNNNNNNNNNNNNNNNNNNNNNNNNNNNNNNNNNNNNNNNNNNNNNNNNNNNNNNNNNNNNNNNNNNNNNNNNNNNNNNNNNNNNNNNNNNNNNNNNNNNNNNNNNNNNNNNNNNNNNNNNNNNNNNNNNNNNNNNNNNNNNNNNNNNNNNNNNNNNNNNNNNNNNNNNNNNNNNNNNNNNNNNNNNNNNNNNNNNNNNNNNNNNNNNNNNNNNNNNNNNNNNNNNNNNNNNNNNNNNNNNNNNNNNNNNNNNNNNNNNNNNNNNNNNNNNNNNNNNNNNNNNNNNNNNNNNNNNNNNNNNNNNNNNNNNNNNNNNNNNNNNNNNNNNNNNNNNNNNNNNNNNNNNNNNNNNNNNNNNNNNNNNNNNNNNNNNNNNNNNNNNNNNNNNNNNNNNNNNNNNNNNNNNNNNNNNNNNNNNNNNNNNNNNNNNNNNNNNNNNNNNNNNNNNNNNNNNNNNNNNNNNNNNNNNNNNNNNNNNNNNNNNNNNNNNNNNNNNNNNNNNNNNNNNNNNNNNNNNNNNNNNNNNNNNNNNNNNNNNNNNNNNNNNNNNNNNNNNNNNNNNNNNNNNNNNNNNNNNNNNNNNNNNNNNNNNNNNNNNNNNNNNNNNNNNNNNNNNNNNNNNNNNNNNNNNNNNNNNNNNNNNNNNNNNNNNNNNNNNNNNNNNNNNNNNNNNNNNNNNNNNNNNNNNNNNNNNNNNNNNNNNNNNNNNNNNNNNNNNNNNNNNNNNNNNNNNNNNNNNNNNNNNNNNNNNNNNNNNNNNNNNNNNNNNNNNNNNNNNNNNNNNNNNNNNNNNNNNNNNNNNNNNNNNNNNNNNNNNNNNNNNNNNNNNNNNNNNNNNNNNNNNNNNNNNNNNNNNNNNNNNNNNNNNNNNNNNNNNNNNNNNNNNNNNNNNNNNNNNNNNNNNNNNNNNNNNNNNNNNNNNNNNNNNNNNNNNNNNNNNNNNNNNNNNNNNNNNNNNNNNNNNNNNNNNNNNNNNNNNNNNNNNNNNNNNNNNNNNNNNNNNNNNNNNNNNNNNNNNNNNNNNNNNNNNNNNNNNNNNNNNNNNNNNNNNNNNNNNNNNNNNNNNNNNNNNNNNNNNNNNNNNNNNNNNNNNNNNNNNNNNNNNNNNNNNNNNNNNNNNNNNNNNNNNNNNNNNNNNNNNNNNNNNNNNNNNNNNNNNNNNNNNNNNNNNNNNNNNNNNNNNNNNNNNNNNNNNNNNNNNNNNNNNNNNNNNNNNNNNNNNNNNNNNNNNNNNNNNNNNNNNNNNNNNNNNNNNNNNNNNNNNNNNNNNNNNNNNNNNNNNNNNNNNNNNNNNNNNNNNNNNNNNNNNNNNNNNNNNNNNNNNNNNNNNNNNNNNNNNNNNNNNNNNNNNNNNNNNNNNNNNNNNNNNNNNNNNNNNNNNNNNNNNNNNNNNNNNNNNNNNNNNNNNNNNNNNNNNNNNNNNNNNNNNNNNNNNNNNNNNNNNNNNNNNNNNNNNNNNNNNNNNNNNNNNNNNNNNNNNNNNNNNNNNNNNNNNNNNNNNNNNNNNNNNNNNNNNNNNNNNNNNNNNNNNNNNNNNNNNNNNNNNNNNNNNNNNNNNNNNNNNNNNNNNNNNNNNNNNNNNNNNNNNNNNNNNNNNNNNNNNNNNNNNNNNNNNNNNNNNNNNNNNNNNNNNNNNNNNNNNNNNNNNNNNNNNNNNNNNNNNNNNNNNNNNNNNNNNNNNNNNNNNNNNNNNNNNNNNNNNNNNNNNNNNNNNNNNNNNNNNNNNNNNNNNNNNNNNNNNNNNNNNNNNNNNNNNNNNNNNNNNNNNNNNNNNNNNNNNNNNNNNNNNNNNNNNNNNNNNNNNNNNNNNNNNNNNNNNNNNNNNNNNNNNNNNNNNNNNNNNNNNNNNNNNNNNNNNNNNNNNNNNNNNNNNNNNNNNNNNNNNNNNNNNNNNNNNNNNNNNNNNNNNNNNNNNNNNNNNNNNNNNNNNNNNNNNNNNNNNNNNNNNNNNNNNNNNNNNNNNNNNNNNNNNNNNNNNNNNNNNNNNNNNNNNNNNNNNNNNNNNNNNNNNNNNNNNNNNNNNNNNNNNNNNNNNNNNNNNNNNNNNNNNNNNNNNNNNNNNNNNNNNNNNNNNNNNNNNNNNNNNNNNNNNNNNNNNNNNNNNNNNNNNNNNNNNNNNNNNNNNNNNNNNNNNNNNNNNNNNNNNNNNNNNNNNNNNNNNNNNNNNNNNNNNNNNNNNNNNNNNNNNNNNNNNNNNNNNNNNNNNNNNNNNNNNNNNNNNNNNNNNNNNNNNNNNNNNNNNNNNNNNNNNNNNNNNNNNNNNNNNNNNNNNNNNNNNNNNNNNNNNNNNNNNNNNNNNNNNNNNNNNNNNNNNNNNNNNNNNNNNNNNNNNNNNNNNNNNNNNNNNNNNNNNNNNNNNNNNNNNNNNNNNNNNNNNNNNNNNNNNNNNNNNNNNNNNNNNNNNNNNNNNNNNNNNNNNNNNNNNNNNNNNNNNNNNNNNNNNNNNNNNNNNNNNNNNNNNNNNNNNNNNNNNNNNNNNNNNNNNNNNNNNNNNNNNNNNNNNNNNNNNNNNNNNNNNNNNNNNNNNNNNNNNNNNNNNNNNNNNNNNNNNNNNNNNNNNNNNNNNNNNNNNNNNNNNNNNNNNNNNNNNNNNNNNNNNNNNNNNNNNNNNNNNNNNNNNNNNNNNNNNNNNNNNNNNNNNNNNNNNNNNNNNNNNNNNNNNNNNNNNNNNNNNNNNNNNNNNNNNNNNNNNNNNNNNNNNNNNNNNNNNNNNNNNNNNNNNNNNNNNNNNNNNNNNNNNNNNNNNNNNNNNNNNNNNNNNNNNNNNNNNNNNNNNNNNNNNNNNNNNNNNNNNNNNNNNNNNNNNNNNNNNNNNNNNNNNNNNNNNNNNNNNNNNNNNNNNNNNNNNNNNNNNNNNNNNNNNNNNNNNNNNNNNNNNNNNNNNNNNNNNNNNNNNNNNNNNNNNNNNNNNNNNNNNNNNNNNNNNNNNNNNNNNNNNNNNNNNNNNNNNNNNNNNNNNNNNNNNNNNNNNNNNNNNNNNNNNNNNNNNNNNNNNNNNNNNNNNNNNNNNNNNNNNNNNNNNNNNNNNNNNNNNNNNNNNNNNNNNNNNNNNNNNNNNNNNNNNNNNNNNNNNNNNNNNNNNNNNNNNNNNNNNNNNNNNNNNNNNNNNNNNNNNNNNNNNNNNNNNNNNNNNNNNNNNNNNNNNNNNNNNNNNNNNNNNNNNNNNNNNNNNNNNNNNNNNNNNNNNNNNNNNNNNNNNNNNNNNNNNNNNNNNNNNNNNNNNNNNNNNNNNNNNNNNNNNNNNNNNNNNNNNNNNNNNNNNNNNNNNNNNNNNNNNNNNNNNNNNNNNNNNNNNNNNNNNNNNNNNNNNNNNNNNNNNNNNNNNNNNNNNNNNNNNNNNNNNNNNNNNNNNNNNNNNNNNNNNNNNNNNNNNNNNNNNNNNNNNNNNNNNNNNNNNNNNNNNNNNNNNNNNNNNNNNNNNNNNNNNNNNNNNNNNNNNNNNNNNNNNNNNNNNNNNNNNNNNNNNNNNNNNNNNNNNNNNNNNNNNNNNNNNNNNNNNNNNNNNNNNNNNNNNNNNNNNNNNNNNNNNNNNNNNNNNNNNNNNNNNNNNNNNNNNNNNNNNNNNNNNNNNNNNNNNNNNNNNNNNNNNNNNNNNNNNNNNNNNNNNNNNNNNNNNNNNNNNNNNNNNNNNNNNNNNNNNNNNNNNNNNNNNNNNNNNNNNNNNNNNNNNNNNNNNNNNNNNNNNNNNNNNNNNNNNNNNNNNNNNNNNNNNNNNNNNNNNNNNNNNNNNNNNNNNNNNNNNNNNNNNNNNNNNNNNNNNNNNNNNNNNNNNNNNNNNNNNNNNNNNNNNNNNNNNNNNNNNNNNNNNNNNNNNNNNNNNNNNNNNNNNNNNNNNNNNNNNNNNNNNNNNNNNNNNNNNNNNNNNNNNNNNNNNNNNNNNNNNNNNNNNNNNNNNNNNNNNNNNNNNNNNNNNNNNNNNNNNNNNNNNNNNNNNNNNNNNNNNNNNNNNNNNNNNNNNNNNNNNNNNNNNNNNNNNNNNNNNNNNNNNNNNNNNNNNNNNNNNNNNNNNNNNNNNNNNNNNNNNNNNNNNNNNNNNNNNNNNNNNNNNNNNNNNNNNNNNNNNNNNNNNNNNNNNNNNNNNNNNNNNNNNNNNNNNNNNNNNNNNNNNNNNNNNNNNNNNNNNNNNNNNNNNNNNNNNNNNNNNNNNNNNNNNNNNNNNNNNNNNNNNNNNNNNNNNNNNNNNNNNNNNNNNNNNNNNNNNNNNNNNNNNNNNNNNNNNNNNNNNNNNNNNNNNNNNNNNNNNNNNNNNNNNNNNNNNNNNNNNNNNNNNNNNNNNNNNNNNNNNNNNNNNNNNNNNNNNNNNNNNNNNNNNNNNNNNNNNNNNNNNNNNNNNNNNNNNNNNNNNNNNNNNNNNNNNNNNNNNNNNNNNNNNNNNNNNNNNNNNNNNNNNNNNNNNNNNNNNNNNNNNNNNNNNNNNNNNNNNNNNNNNNNNNNNNNNNNNNNNNNNNNNNNNNNNNNNNNNNNNNNNNNNNNNNNNNNNNNNNNNNNNNNNNNNNNNNNNNNNNNNNNNNNNNNNNNNNNNNNNNNNNNNNNNNNNNNNNNNNNNNNNNNNNNNNNNNNNNNNNNNNNNNNNNNNNNNNNNNNNNNNNNNNNNNNNNNNNNNNNNNNNNNNNNNNNNNNNNNNNNNNNNNNNNNNNNNNNNNNNNNNNNNNNNNNNNNNNNNNNNNNNNNNNNNNNNNNNNNNNNNNNNNNNNNNNNNNNNNNNNNNNNNNNNNNNNNNNNNNNNNNNNNNNNNNNNNNNNNNNNNNNNNNNNNNNNNNNNNNNNNNNNNNNNNNNNNNNNNNNNNNNNNNNNNNNNNNNNNNNNNNNNNNNNNNNNNNNNNNNNNNNNNNNNNNNNNNNNNNNNNNNNNNNNNNNNNNNNNNNNNNNNNNNNNNNNNNNNNNNNNNNNNNNNNNNNNNNNNNNNNNNNNNNNNNNNNNNNNNNNNNNNNNNNNNNNNNNNNNNNNNNNNNNNNNNNNNNNNNNNNNNNNNNNNNNNNNNNNNNNNNNNNNNNNNNNNNNNNNNNNNNNNNNNNNNNNNNNNNNNNNNNNNNNNNNNNNNNNNNNNNNNNNNNNNNNNNNNNNNNNNNNNNNNNNNNNNNNNNNNNNNNNNNNNNNNNNNNNNNNNNNNNNNNNNNNNNNNNNNNNNNNNNNNNNNNNNNNNNNNNNNNNNNNNNNNNNNNNNNNNNNNNNNNNNNNNNNNNNNNNNNNNNNNNNNNNNNNNNNNNNNNNNNNNNNNNNNNNNNNNNNNNNNNNNNNNNNNNNNNNNNNNNNNNNNNNNNNNNNNNNNNNNNNNNNNNNNNNNNNNNNNNNNNNNNNNNNNNNNNNNNNNNNNNNNNNNNNNNNNNNNNNNNNNNNNNNNNNNNNNNNNNNNNNNNNNNNNNNNNNNNNNNNNNNNNNNNNNNNNNNNNNNNNNNNNNNNNNNNNNNNNNNNNNNNNNNNNNNNNNNNNNNNNNNNNNNNNNNNNNNNNNNNNNNNNNNNNNNNNNNNNNNNNNNNNNNNNNNNNNNNNNNNNNNNNNNNNNNNNNNNNNNNNNNNNNNNNNNNNNNNNNNNNNNNNNNNNNNNNNNNNNNNNNNNNNNNNNNNNNNNNNNNNNNNNNNNNNNNNNNNNNNNNNNNNNNNNNNNNNNNNNNNNNNNNNNNNNNNNNNNNNNNNNNNNNNNNNNNNNNNNNNNNNNNNNNNNNNNNNNNNNNNNNNNNNNNNNNNNNNNNNNNNNNNNNNNNNNNNNNNNNNNNNNNNNNNNNNNNNNNNNNNNNNNNNNNNNNNNNNNNNNNNNNNNNNNNNNNNNNNNNNNNNNNNNNNNNNNNNNNNNNNNNNNNNNNNNNNNNNNNNNNNNNNNNNNNNNNNNNNNNNNNNNNNNNNNNNNNNNNNNNNNNNNNNNNNNNNNNNNNNNNNNNNNNNNNNNNNNNNNNNNNNNNNNNNNNNNNNNNNNNNNNNNNNNNNNNNNNNNNNNNNNNNNNNNNNNNNNNNNNNNNNNNNNNNNNNNNNNNNNNNNNNNNNNNNNNNNNNNNNNNNNNNNNNNNNNNNNNNNNNNNNNNNNNNNNNNNNNNNNNNNNNNNNNNNNNNNNNNNNNNNNNNNNNNNNNNNNNNNNNNNNNNNNNNNNNNNNNNNNNNNNNNNNNNNNNNNNNNNNNNNNNNNN
This region of Oxyura jamaicensis isolate SHBP4307 breed ruddy duck chromosome 31, BPBGC_Ojam_1.0, whole genome shotgun sequence genomic DNA includes:
- the LOC118155486 gene encoding soluble scavenger receptor cysteine-rich domain-containing protein SSC5D-like encodes the protein MAPTLLLLVGLLAPHGAGPFPVRLAGGPGQCAGRVEVLHTGRWGTVCDDDWGLPDAAVVCRELGCGTALAAPTGAWFGEGSGPIWLNGLRCRGSEGRLAQCRHRGWRSHVCTHEEDASAVCSAHPFLSLGTMEPPAPSTTTASTPAPGDTALRPAGGPRRCTGHTEDTGVACTGTPTLRLVGAEGHCAGRVEVLHAGRWGSVCDDGWGLEDAAVVCQELGCGAALAAPRGAFFGEGTGPIWLDNVRCQGNESALLQCPAAPWGITDCQHREDAAVVCADELTAVDPMEPSPHRLPTSPARVPPSAVPHETTQPHISSSPQPAPSSQTVAGMGHRAPAQLRLAGGPGRCAGRVEVLHAGRWGTVCDDSWGLPDAAVVCRELGCGVAREAPRSAHFGPGTGPVWLDEVNCQGTEPTLRRCPAEPWGRHNCNHHEDAAVICAGGMAPGWGSHPDPCSVSWLGAGAGLGGTEPSPCTPLVHLLGSLPVSSSSCPQGMPQPLTLGASGGGQGPQAGIIALGALRGQGAPMHRMGLGQGLSSLFTLAGPEDLPSPTGTSRWPPGLDRVGTIPSTTQRPLGQEPSSTIPSTTKRPPGQDRVSTTPGKAGRDPIRIIRITRLKAEQDPAGVIQSTKPKAGPGAAGTTRSKVGREPSGPTRSKAGWDPAGTNRSKAGRDPVGITKPKAGQNLAGTNRSKAGHDPVGITKPKAGQNLAGTNRSKTGRDPVGITKPKAGWDPAGTNRSKTGRDPVAINKAKAGWDPAGTNRSKAGRDPVAINKAKAGQNLSGTNRSKAGRDPVGITKPKAGQNLAGTNRSKAGQDPVGITKPKAGWNLSGTNRSKTGQDPVNITKPKAGWNLSGTNRSKTGRDQVATIHITHPKAEQDPLSTVKITQPKAERVVVGAKQTTMSPSRWVSVGTTQGIKPKAGWDLVGTTRSTQTLVGRDPVSATQTGGWHPRPKAGQDSAPTTVLPAGATMWGNHHLGEPGPEGTMRSTHPAAALDLGGTMGSTHPTAELGPEGPIRITRPSAGLDLEGSTRSTRPEAELGLDDTVWSTHPTAEPGPGGTTWGPRPSARPGPEGRMRSTRPVGAELGAEGTMRTHPVSELGLDSTRRGTSAEPDPRDNTHPSAEPGPESTTWSTHPTADPGPEDTMRITHPTAEPYTDGAMWSTHPTARPGPEGTMMSAHLTAEPSPGGTIWSTNPTVEPGPEGTTMSAHAIAEPGLEDTMMSTHPTAEPDTDGAMWSTHPTAEPGPGGTMRSTHPTVEPSPGGTMRSTHPTAGLNPEGNTQSISPAAELDLADIIWSTHPTAEPGPGGTTLGVELGPESTMRSTHPAVELGPESTIRSTHPAAELGPDGTMRSTHPTAELGPDGTTWSTHPAVELGPDGTMRSTRPPEELGPEGTTWSTHPPEELGPEGTTWSTRPPEEPGPHGTSQSAHSSAELGLADTLQSARLTAVVPTWSTHPSAEPNTDGTMRSSHPATASGLDGTTWGTRSSDDFDLNGTMRSTHPSAQAGLEGTMESTHPTSEPGPEGAGAGVGLTGVSVPPTTSPSASSSLPPTLWPASPPALAVQLGLGTATHSQHPTEATSTWEPPAPIQYPEETPSTHGPLESTQSPPGNPSTQGLPAPTQRSEETPRTQGPPVHTQHAVETTMAWKELVLSQHPPAEPPSSWMPPAPFTQSPPGTQSPQSPPSTHCAPPRCHQPLHACCPLGAPHGAPHPPEPPSIPSAPCEVARHPNPPSTPPEPH